AATCCGTTGATCATCGGCGCGGGCCCCGCGGGGCTCACCGCAGCACTGGAGCTGGTGAAGAACGGCGTCACACCGCGCATCTTCGAGTCTTCGGGATCCGTCGGCGGTCTGGCGCGCACACCGACCGACGGCGACTGGCGCGTCGATCCGGGCGGCCATCGCTTCTTCACCAAGAGCGAGGAGGTCGCCGCGCTGTGGCGATCGCTGCTGCCGGCCGAGGAATGGATCTCCGTGCACCGAAGCTCCGCCATGCTGGTGGAGGGCCAGCCGGTCCGGTATCCACTCGTCGGTCATGACCTCTTGCGGCAGATGGGCTTTCGGCGTGGAATGCGCGGTCTGGGAAGTTTCTGCTGGTCCAGACTGCGGTACGGGATCAGCGATCACTCGGAAACGTTCCGAGATTGGGGCGTAAGGCAATTCGGCCGCTACTGGTACGAGCTCTTCTTCGACGGCTACGTCCGGAAGACATGGCTGACCGAACCCGACCAACTGGCGAGCGACTGGGCGAATCAACGCATCAAACCGATCAACTGGCGCCGGACCGGTAAGCCCGATCCCGCGGGCCCCGATGTCTTCCTGTACCCGCGGCGCGGGCCGGGACAGCTCTGGGAGGCGGCCGCGGCGGCGCTGGCGGGCTACGGCATAGTCCCGTCCCTGAACTCGACCGTCACCAGTATTCGGCTTGACGGCAGAACGTGGACGGTGGAGCTGCAGAACGGTGAGACGGCGTCCGGGGATGCGGTGTTCTCGACCATGCCGTTGCGGCTGCTCATCGAGGCCCTGGAACCGCAACCGCCCAAACATATTCGGGAGATCGCCGCGACGCTGCGACACCGCTGCCTGATCACCGTCGCAGTCGCGTTGGATAAGCACTACGACATCCCGTACAACTGGGTGTATACCCCGGGCAAGAACTTTCGCGTCGGCCGAATCCAGAATTACGGTCGATGGTCGAGCGCACTCGCACCCGAGGGCTGGAAGGGCACTCACCTCGGGCTTGAGTACTTCACTCTGCCGGACGACGATCTGGCCGTCGCGAGCGATGAGAGCCTTGGCGCCATCGTTCAGGAAGACCTCCGTGAGCTCGGCGTCGATGACACAACGCTCGAGCATGTGATGATCGTCCGCTCACAGTTCGCCTACCCGATCAACGACGCTGGGCGGGAGCGGGACGTCGCCCGGATTCGGGATTATCTGCGCCTGCGCCATCCCACGCTGCATCCCATCGGCCGCAATGGCATGCACCACTACGACAACCAGGACCACGCGATGCTCAGCGCGATGCAGAGTGTGGCAAAGTACTTCGGCGCCAAAGTCGATCCGTGGCGGGTGAACACGGATCGCAGCTATCACGAAGCGGGGTTGACACGGGCATGAAAGCTTCGGCGGCCTGACTCAGCCGTGCCGCCGTCGGTGGACGGCCAGCGCGATGACGCTCGCCCCGATGATCACACCGACGCCGGCGGTGATCCACCAGATCGGGTTGAAGCCGCTGTCGTCGGCGGTGTCCGGTGGTGCCGCGGCCTGTATATCGATGCTGACGGGATCGCTGCCGGGCAGTGAGATCACCGCCGTTCCGTCCAGCGTCGCCCACCGATGCGCATCGCCGTCGAGCCAGTCGAGGAGCGAATCGAGTTGGTCCGGCGCATCCTCCGACGTGGCGAAGAGGACGGTTCGGTCGCCGCTGTGTCCGACTTGAAGCGACGCGAACGGCGTGGCCGGATCGAGGGTGAGCTTGGCCGGACTTCCGCCACCGATGCGCTGAACCTCAACGACCCCGTCGGTCGAACTACGCACGGGCGGAACCACTTTGTCGGCGTTCCAGCCGTCGGCCGAGATGAGCACGGCGGGTGAAGCGCTGTCGATGGCTGTCGAGAGCGGCACCACCTCGGTGT
The nucleotide sequence above comes from Mycolicibacterium moriokaense. Encoded proteins:
- a CDS encoding NAD(P)/FAD-dependent oxidoreductase produces the protein MESTRNPLIIGAGPAGLTAALELVKNGVTPRIFESSGSVGGLARTPTDGDWRVDPGGHRFFTKSEEVAALWRSLLPAEEWISVHRSSAMLVEGQPVRYPLVGHDLLRQMGFRRGMRGLGSFCWSRLRYGISDHSETFRDWGVRQFGRYWYELFFDGYVRKTWLTEPDQLASDWANQRIKPINWRRTGKPDPAGPDVFLYPRRGPGQLWEAAAAALAGYGIVPSLNSTVTSIRLDGRTWTVELQNGETASGDAVFSTMPLRLLIEALEPQPPKHIREIAATLRHRCLITVAVALDKHYDIPYNWVYTPGKNFRVGRIQNYGRWSSALAPEGWKGTHLGLEYFTLPDDDLAVASDESLGAIVQEDLRELGVDDTTLEHVMIVRSQFAYPINDAGRERDVARIRDYLRLRHPTLHPIGRNGMHHYDNQDHAMLSAMQSVAKYFGAKVDPWRVNTDRSYHEAGLTRA